From a region of the Lepus europaeus isolate LE1 chromosome 17, mLepTim1.pri, whole genome shotgun sequence genome:
- the FAM241B gene encoding protein FAM241B: protein MVRILANGEIVQDDDPRVRTSAPAAAVRGGSPRQSFLHRGHGVPPGGPGPRQQQQAGARLGAAQSPFSDLNRQLVHMGFPQWHLGNHTVEPVTSILLLFLLMMLGVRGLLLVGLVYLVSHLSQR, encoded by the exons ATGGTGCGGATCCTGGCCAATGGGGAAATTGTGCAAGATGATGACCCCCGAGTGAGGACCAGTGCCCCGGCGGCGGCGGTGAGAGGTGGCAGTCCCCGGCAG AGCTTTCTCCACAGGGGCCACGGTGTGCCCCCAGGGGGTCCTGGTCCccgccagcagcagcaggcaggtgCCAGGCTGGGCGCTGCCCAGTCCCCGTTCAGTGACCTCAACCGGCAGCTGGTGCACATGGGCTTCCCACAGTGGCATCTCGGCAACCACACGGTGGAGCCGGTGACCTCcatcctgctcctcttcctgctcaTGATGCTCGGCGTGCGTGGCCTCCTGCTGGTGGGCCTGGTCTACCTGGTGTCCCACCTGAGTCAGCGGTGA